A single window of Oxyura jamaicensis isolate SHBP4307 breed ruddy duck chromosome 3, BPBGC_Ojam_1.0, whole genome shotgun sequence DNA harbors:
- the C3H1orf115 gene encoding uncharacterized protein C1orf115 homolog — translation MTVGARGRFSRRGPGDDQVRILSGPEEDDEPGVGAGTPRAERDPERDAEQAGAAGRTVRFALLPDAYQPLRPPAPGGKRPYGKRLRKYGKNVGKALQKGCRYLVVGLQGLAAAYSAPFGVAVQVASLVR, via the exons aTGACGgtgggggcgcggggccgctTCTCCCGGCGGGGGCCCGGCGACGACCAGGTCCGCATCCTGAGCGGCCCGGAGGAGGACGACGAGCCGGGGGTCGGCGCGGGGACCCCGCGGGCGGAGCGGGACCCGGAGCGGGACGCCGAGCAGGCCGGGGCGGCCGGCAGGACGGTGCGCTTCGCCCTCCTGCCCGACGCCTACCAGCCGCTGCGGCCGCCGGCCCCCGGGGGGAAGCGGCCCTACGGCAAGCGGCTGAGGAAGTACGGCAAG AACGTCGgcaaagccctgcagaaaggaTGTCGCTACTTGGTGGTCGGCTTGCAAGGACTGGCAGCAGCCTACTCCGCTCCCTTCGGGGTGGCCGTGCAGGTGGCATCGCTCGTCCGCTAG